Below is a window of Ilyobacter polytropus DSM 2926 DNA.
AAGGCTGCCTTTATACGGAAGCCACCTTTGAAAGAAAGAAAGGTTAAAATTCCAATGATTGCAGATAAAATAAGGGAGATAATACACAAGTATACCTGGTGATAAGAAGTAATTCCTAATAATTCCAGGGCAGAAGGGAGAGTTCAGAGTGATCAGAGACTGGAAATACACAAAGAATTCAAATAAAAGAAGAAGACTCGAATTAAAAAATGAAGGTAACTGCTGGAAAATAGACCTTATAAAATACAATGACACAAGCAGAGAAACCTTCTCAGCAGAGGGATATGTTATTTTGGAATCTACTGGAGAAAAAACCTTGATTCTTCCTAAAATAGGAGATGGTAAAAAAGAATTTTCACTAAAGCAGGTAGTTCATAGATTAACGAAGATGATAAAAGTGGACAAGATAAAAATAAAGTGACATAGAAGCTTAGTTTAAGAAGATTTCTACAATTTATAGATAAAATAAGGAGTTATACGTTATAAATAACTTATTAAAACATAAAGGATATGCACAGATATTTTGTAGAAATTATGTAAGAAGCATGCTAAAAAGCGTTACGAATCCATTCTTTTAACTTGCTTCGAGATTAAATTTAGAAGGAGGTTATTTATGCAAGAAGACGTTAATAGTGATCTAGTCCCTATTATTGATATCGTAAAAAGTATAAGGAAACTCTCTCAGTTGGCTGAGGGCTACAACACCTCAACAGAATTTTATAATTCTATGGATAAATTAACTTTTCAAAATTCCATTGAACTACTTATAAATATAGGATCAGCTTCTAAAAATGTCAGCAATGAAGTAAAAGAAAAATGTCCTGAAGTTCCTTGGCATGTGATAAAAAACTTCATAGAAGTTAGAGAGGAGGATTGCACAATATTGAACAGAGCGGTTATTTTCGATTTAATTAAAGATAAGCTGCCATACATAGCTGGAGCTTTAGAGGATTTAACTAAAAACTAATGGAACTTTGTTTAAGGGGGGGTATGCCTCTCTTTTTTATTTGCCGTGTTTCCATATGTGGTGGAATGGTATATACTGTTAGTGTGATTGATCTTATAAAAATTGTATTTTAAGGAGAAAAGCATGTCAGAACATAAACAAGAACTGGAAAAAAGGCTTTGGGCCATAGCAAACGAGCTGAGAGGTAATATGGGTGCAGATGAATTCAGAGATTACATTCTGGGTTTTATATTCTTTAAGTTTCTTTCGGAGAAGATGGAGAACTTCGCAAAGAAAGAGTTAGAAGTAGAGGGGATAAGTTTTGCAGATGCTGTAAAAGACCCTGAGATAATGGAAGACCTGAAAGAGGAGGCTATGGAATCACTAGGGTATTTTATAGAACCTCGTCACCTATTCCACAACATAGCAGCAAGAGCAAGAAGCAGAGAGATGATTATAGAGGACCTTATAAAGGCGATGAAAGAGGTAGAAGAGTCTGCACTGGGTCATGAGAGTGAACAAGACTTTACAGGATTGTTTGAAGATGTGGATTTAACATCTACCAAACTAGGAAGAACGGTGGAACAGAAGAACAGGCTAATATCAGAAGTAATAAAGCACTTAGACGAGATAAACTTCAAGTTTGAAGATACAGAGATGGACGTTTTGGGAGATGCCTATGAGTATCTGATCGGAGAGTTTGCAAGTGGTGCAGGGAAGAAAGCAGGAGAGTTCTATACACCGCAGCAGGTATCTAAAATACTAGCTAAGCTTGTAACCCTTGGGAAGGAAAAGATCAAAACTGTATATGACCCTACATGCGGATCGGGATCGCTGTTACTTAGGGTATCAAGGGAGAGTGATGTGTCCTTTTTCTACGGGCAGGAATTAAATACCACCACATACAACCTGGCACGTATGAATATGATCTTGCATGACAAAAAATTCAGTGACTTTGAAATAGAACAGGGAGACACTCTAGAAGACCCACACCACCTGGATAAGAGATTTGAAGCTGTGGTTGCTAACCCGCCATTTTCAGCAAAATGGTCGGCAAACCAGACTTTCTTATCAGACGAGAGATTCAGTGCCTACGGAAAATTAGCACCTAAGACCAAGGCTGACTTTGCCTTTGTGCAACATATGATACACCAGCTGGATGAAAACGGAACTATGGCAACTGTACTTCCTCACGGAGTATTATTTAGAGGTGCAGCTGAGGGAGTTATCAGAAAATACCTCATAGAAGAGAAGAACTATCTGGATGCAGTGATAGGACTTCCTGCCAACATATTCTACGGAACATCAATCCCAACGTGTGTGTTGGTGTTTAAGAAGTGCAGGGAGAATCCTGAGAATGTGCTGTTTATAGATGCCAGCAATTACTTTGAGAAGGCAAAGAACCAGAACTATTTACGAGATGAAGATGTGGAAAGAATCATAGATACTTATAGGAACAGGACTGAAATAGAGAAGTTTTCACACGTTGCCACAATGGCAGAGATCAAGGAGAACGATTATAACCTAAATATACCTAGGTATGTAGACACCTTCGAAGAAGAGGAGCCTGTGGATCTGGCGGAAGTTGCTAAAGCGATAAAGGCCTTGGACAAGGATATACTCTCTATAGATGAAGAGATCAAAAAATACTGTGATGAGCTTGGTATCGAAGCTCCAATGATATAGGGTAATGCATCAGACAGCGTCTGACCAATTGAAAAATTTTATAAACATTAAATCAGCAGACACTGTCTGCTATTTTAAAAAGCGAGGTAAGTATGGTACGAGAAAATAGATTGGAGCCAAAGTTGAGATTTCCTGAGTTTAATGGTGAGTGGCAAAATATAAAATTAAAAGATAGTTATACTTTGATTTCAGGGCAACATCTAGGACCCGATGAATATTCTCAAGAAGAAAACAAGACACCTTATTTTACAGGTCCATCTGATTTTACAAATAAAACAGATGAAATTTCAAAATGGTCTCTGGTTAATGGAAAATTAGCTCAAAAACATGATGTCCTCTTTACTGTTAAAGGAAGTGGAGTAGGCTCTTTAATGTATCTGAACTTAGAAAGTGTTATGATAGGAAGACAGCTAATGGCTATTCGTTCTAGAATTTCATCCACTAAATTATTATCTCATTTCTTACCTAAGAAAAGAGAATATTTTGAAAAATTGGCAAGCGGAAATATGATACCGGGGCTTTCTAGAGAAGACATACTCTCTTTAAATTTATCGCTTCCCACATCCCCAGAACAGCAGAAAATAGCCTCTTTCCTCACCTCTGTGGACAGCAAGATCGAGAAGCTGGAGAAGAAGAGGGAACTCATGGCCGAATACAAAAGGGGAGTAATGCAGAAGATATTCTCACAGGAGATAAGGTTTAAGGGCGAGGACGGGAAAGAGTACCCTGAGTGGGTGGAATTACCCCTAGGTGATTTGGTTATAATCTCAAAAGAAAAATATAACCCTTTAAGAGATAAAGAAATTTATAAATGTATTGAGCTAGAAAATTTATCACAGGAAACCGGTAAACTTTTAGGTTATTTCAATTCATCCCAACAACAGAGTATAAAAAATAAATTTAATAAGGGTGATATTCTTTATGGAAAACTAAGACCTTATTTGAAAAAATATTACAAGGCTGATTTTGATGGCGTTTGCTCTTCAGAAATATTAGTTTTAAAGGGTAAAAAACTAGATAATAATTTTTTGTATCAATTGATAAAGACTTTTAAATTTAATAGTATTGCTAATGTTTCG
It encodes the following:
- a CDS encoding restriction endonuclease subunit S translates to MEPKLRFPEFNGEWQNIKLKDSYTLISGQHLGPDEYSQEENKTPYFTGPSDFTNKTDEISKWSLVNGKLAQKHDVLFTVKGSGVGSLMYLNLESVMIGRQLMAIRSRISSTKLLSHFLPKKREYFEKLASGNMIPGLSREDILSLNLSLPTSPEQQKIASFLTSVDSKIEKLEKKRELMAEYKRGVMQKIFSQEIRFKGEDGKEYPEWVELPLGDLVIISKEKYNPLRDKEIYKCIELENLSQETGKLLGYFNSSQQQSIKNKFNKGDILYGKLRPYLKKYYKADFDGVCSSEILVLKGKKLDNNFLYQLIKTFKFNSIANVSSGSKMPRADWEYMKEILFKYPSILEQQKIANFLSGIDKKIELVEQETEQVKEFKRGLLQQMFV
- a CDS encoding type I restriction-modification system subunit M — its product is MSEHKQELEKRLWAIANELRGNMGADEFRDYILGFIFFKFLSEKMENFAKKELEVEGISFADAVKDPEIMEDLKEEAMESLGYFIEPRHLFHNIAARARSREMIIEDLIKAMKEVEESALGHESEQDFTGLFEDVDLTSTKLGRTVEQKNRLISEVIKHLDEINFKFEDTEMDVLGDAYEYLIGEFASGAGKKAGEFYTPQQVSKILAKLVTLGKEKIKTVYDPTCGSGSLLLRVSRESDVSFFYGQELNTTTYNLARMNMILHDKKFSDFEIEQGDTLEDPHHLDKRFEAVVANPPFSAKWSANQTFLSDERFSAYGKLAPKTKADFAFVQHMIHQLDENGTMATVLPHGVLFRGAAEGVIRKYLIEEKNYLDAVIGLPANIFYGTSIPTCVLVFKKCRENPENVLFIDASNYFEKAKNQNYLRDEDVERIIDTYRNRTEIEKFSHVATMAEIKENDYNLNIPRYVDTFEEEEPVDLAEVAKAIKALDKDILSIDEEIKKYCDELGIEAPMI
- a CDS encoding HepT-like ribonuclease domain-containing protein, translating into MQEDVNSDLVPIIDIVKSIRKLSQLAEGYNTSTEFYNSMDKLTFQNSIELLINIGSASKNVSNEVKEKCPEVPWHVIKNFIEVREEDCTILNRAVIFDLIKDKLPYIAGALEDLTKN